The following coding sequences are from one Eptesicus fuscus isolate TK198812 chromosome 7, DD_ASM_mEF_20220401, whole genome shotgun sequence window:
- the SLC38A2 gene encoding sodium-coupled neutral amino acid symporter 2 isoform X1: protein MKKAEVGRFSISPDEDSSSYSSNSDFNYSYPTKQAALKSHYVDVDPENQNFLLESNLGKKKYETDFHPGTTSFGMSVFNLSNAIVGSGILGLSYAMANTGIALFIILLTFVSIFSLYSVHLLLKTANEGGSLSYEQLGHKAFGMVGKLAASGSITMQNIGAMSSYLFIVKYELPLVIKALMNIEDTTGQWYLNGDYLVLLVSLLLILPLSLLKNLGYLGYTSGLSLLCMLFFLIVVICKKFEIACPFEDAVNINSTFIEPTALVPHMAFNTTDDTCRPHYFFFNSQTVYAVPILTFSFVCHPAILPIYEELKDRSRRRMMNVSKISFFAMFLMYLFAALFGYLTFYEKVESELLHTYSKVLGTDILLLIVRLAVLMAVTLTVPVVIFPIRSSITQLFCPTKDFTWWRHGLITVSILAFTNLLVIFVPTIRDIFGFIGASAAAMLIFILPSAFYIKLVKKESMKSVQKIGALFFLLSGFVVMIGSMVLIILDWVHNAH, encoded by the exons ATGAAGAAAGCCGAAGTGGGAAGATTCAGTATTTCCCCGGATGAGGACAGCAGCAGTTACAGTTCCAACAGCGACTTCAACTACTCCTACCCCACCAAGCAAGCTGCTCTGAAAAG ccatTATGTAGATGTAGATCCTGAAAACCAGAACTTTTTACTTGAATCGAATTTGGGGAAAAAGAAGTATGAAACGGACTtt CATCCAGGTACTACTTCCTTTGGAATGTCAGTATTTAATCTGAGCAATGCGATTGTGGGCAGTGGAATCCTTGGGCTTTCTTATGCCATGGCTAATACTGGAATTGCTCTGTTTAT AATTCTCTTGACATTTGTGTCAATATTTTCCCTGTATTCTGTTCATCTCCTTTTGAAGACTGCCAATGAAGGAG GGTCTTTATCATATGAACAGTTGGGACACAAGGCATTTGGAATGGTTGGAAAGCTTGCAGCCTCTGGATCGATTACAATGCAAAATATTGGag CTATGTCAAGCTACCTCTTCATAGTGAAATATGAGTTACCTTTGGTGATCAAGGCATTAATGAACATTGAAGATACAACTGG ACAGTGGTATCTGAACGGTGACTATTTGGTTCTACTGGTGTCGTTGCTGCTCATTCTTCCTTTATCACTGCTGAAAAATTTAG GATATTTGGGATATACCAGTGGCCTTTCCTTATTGTGTATGCTCTTCTTTCTGATTGTG gtGATTTGCAAGAAATTTGAGATTGCTTGTCCTTTTGAAGATGCAGTAAACATAAATAGCACCTTCATAGAGCCAACAGCTTTAGTACCTCATATGGCATTTAACACGACTGATGATACTTGCAGAccgcattattttttcttcaactcACAG ACCGTGTATGCTGTCCCAATTCtgactttttcatttgtttgtcatCCTGCTATTCTTCCCATTTATGAAGAGCTGAAAGA CCGCAGCCGTAGAAGGATGATGAATGTATCcaagatttcattttttgctATGTTTCTCATGTACCTGTTTGCTGCCCTTTTTGGATACTTGACATTTTATG AAAAAGTTGAGTCAGAATTGCTTCACACATACTCTAAAGTCTTGGGAACTGATATCCTTCTTCTCATTGTCCGTTTGGCTGTGTTAATGGCTGTCACCCTGACAGTTCCAGTGGTAATTTTCCCA ATCCGGAGTTCCATAACTCAGTTGTTTTGTCCAACAAAAGATTTCACTTGGTGGCGTCATGGTCTCATTACAGTGTCCATCTTGGCATTTACCAATTTGCTTGTCATCTTTGTCCCAACTATTAGAGATATCTTTGGTTTCATTG GTGCATCTGCAGCTGCTATGTTGATTTTTATTCTTCCGTCTGCCTTCTATATCAAGTTAGTTAAGAAAGAGTCTATGAAATCTGTGCAAAAGATTGGG GCTTTGTTCTTCCTGTTGAGTGGCTTCGTGGTGATGATCGGAAGCATGGTGTTGATCATCCTGGATTGGGTACACAATGCCCATTAA
- the SLC38A2 gene encoding sodium-coupled neutral amino acid symporter 2 isoform X2, with the protein MKRTLILLTFVSIFSLYSVHLLLKTANEGGSLSYEQLGHKAFGMVGKLAASGSITMQNIGAMSSYLFIVKYELPLVIKALMNIEDTTGQWYLNGDYLVLLVSLLLILPLSLLKNLGYLGYTSGLSLLCMLFFLIVVICKKFEIACPFEDAVNINSTFIEPTALVPHMAFNTTDDTCRPHYFFFNSQTVYAVPILTFSFVCHPAILPIYEELKDRSRRRMMNVSKISFFAMFLMYLFAALFGYLTFYEKVESELLHTYSKVLGTDILLLIVRLAVLMAVTLTVPVVIFPIRSSITQLFCPTKDFTWWRHGLITVSILAFTNLLVIFVPTIRDIFGFIGASAAAMLIFILPSAFYIKLVKKESMKSVQKIGALFFLLSGFVVMIGSMVLIILDWVHNAH; encoded by the exons ATGAAACGGACTtt AATTCTCTTGACATTTGTGTCAATATTTTCCCTGTATTCTGTTCATCTCCTTTTGAAGACTGCCAATGAAGGAG GGTCTTTATCATATGAACAGTTGGGACACAAGGCATTTGGAATGGTTGGAAAGCTTGCAGCCTCTGGATCGATTACAATGCAAAATATTGGag CTATGTCAAGCTACCTCTTCATAGTGAAATATGAGTTACCTTTGGTGATCAAGGCATTAATGAACATTGAAGATACAACTGG ACAGTGGTATCTGAACGGTGACTATTTGGTTCTACTGGTGTCGTTGCTGCTCATTCTTCCTTTATCACTGCTGAAAAATTTAG GATATTTGGGATATACCAGTGGCCTTTCCTTATTGTGTATGCTCTTCTTTCTGATTGTG gtGATTTGCAAGAAATTTGAGATTGCTTGTCCTTTTGAAGATGCAGTAAACATAAATAGCACCTTCATAGAGCCAACAGCTTTAGTACCTCATATGGCATTTAACACGACTGATGATACTTGCAGAccgcattattttttcttcaactcACAG ACCGTGTATGCTGTCCCAATTCtgactttttcatttgtttgtcatCCTGCTATTCTTCCCATTTATGAAGAGCTGAAAGA CCGCAGCCGTAGAAGGATGATGAATGTATCcaagatttcattttttgctATGTTTCTCATGTACCTGTTTGCTGCCCTTTTTGGATACTTGACATTTTATG AAAAAGTTGAGTCAGAATTGCTTCACACATACTCTAAAGTCTTGGGAACTGATATCCTTCTTCTCATTGTCCGTTTGGCTGTGTTAATGGCTGTCACCCTGACAGTTCCAGTGGTAATTTTCCCA ATCCGGAGTTCCATAACTCAGTTGTTTTGTCCAACAAAAGATTTCACTTGGTGGCGTCATGGTCTCATTACAGTGTCCATCTTGGCATTTACCAATTTGCTTGTCATCTTTGTCCCAACTATTAGAGATATCTTTGGTTTCATTG GTGCATCTGCAGCTGCTATGTTGATTTTTATTCTTCCGTCTGCCTTCTATATCAAGTTAGTTAAGAAAGAGTCTATGAAATCTGTGCAAAAGATTGGG GCTTTGTTCTTCCTGTTGAGTGGCTTCGTGGTGATGATCGGAAGCATGGTGTTGATCATCCTGGATTGGGTACACAATGCCCATTAA